In Pochonia chlamydosporia 170 chromosome 3, whole genome shotgun sequence, the following are encoded in one genomic region:
- a CDS encoding nuclear segregation protein (Bfr1) (similar to Cordyceps militaris CM01 XP_006668235.1), translated as MAESAAPVKSDAQAPAVESQGRPTRPDEKVFNEALAKAEKDHKASMDRLNAIKAKIDIAMPNKNKDQPSPTQKRRQELIAQANEIRQKQAGGKTARTTKLDQIKRLDEQVRSRIAEQKNAKAKVSFKSAEDVDRQIAALDKEVNSGTMKLVDEKKALSDISNLRKIRKNFGQFDDSQKQIDDLRAKIKEIKDSMEDPEQKALSEQYNKIQAELDTIKAEQDEAYKGISSLRDERSKLQAEQQAKYTAIRKLKDDYYGQKKAFQAFEREAREKAKARRDAEREQYNQERKKAAADKALAEASDPAYLEELRRANSLLQFLDPTHKAEAKGPLTAASGLGAQAQRTVDDSALKGTKLVRKEDRDDEYAPAVKKSKKGKKAGAATAAPAKFFNCPPSVVEDCAFIGVEPPMGSADVPTVIEKVKAKIEHWKNDQEAQTQRNIEKAKKEIERLEKEETNGNKVAEVTEGVKDASLDDKQE; from the exons ATGGCTGAATCTGCTGCGCCCGTCAAGTCTGACGCTCAGGCTCCTGCGGTCGAGTCCCAGGGCCGACCTACTCGCCCCGATGAGAAGGTCTTCAATGAGGCTCTCGCAAAGGCTGAGAAAGACCACAAGGCTTCTATGGACCGATTG AAcgccatcaaggccaagatcgatattgccatgcccaacaagaacaaggaccaGCCCAGCCCTACCCAGAAGCGCCGTCAGGAACTCATCGCCCAGGCCAACGAGATCCGCCAGAAGCAGGCCGGTGGTAAAACTGCCCGTACCACCAAGCTCGACCAGATCAAGCGTCTCGACGAGCAGGTCCGCAGCCGTATCGCCGAGCAGAAGAacgccaaggccaaggtttCCTTCAAGAGCGCCGAAGACGTCGACCGCCAGATTGCTGCCCTGGACAAGGAGGTCAACTCTGGTACCATGAAGCTTgtcgatgagaagaaggccctGTCCGACATTTCCAACCTGCGCAAGATCCGTAAGAACTTTGGCCAATTCGACGACTCCCAGAAGCAGATCGACGACCTCCGCGCCAAAATCAAGGAGATCAAGGACAGCATGGAAGACCCCGAGCAAAAGGCCCTTTCTGAGCAGTACAACAAGATCCAGGCCGAGcttgacaccatcaaggCCGAGCAGGACGAAGCCTACAAGGGTATTTCCAGCCTTCGCGACGAGCGCTCCAAGCTGCAGGCCGAGCAGCAGGCTAAGTACACTGCCATccgcaagctcaaggacgaCTACTACGGACAGAAGAAGGCTTTCCAGGCGTTCGAGCGTGAAGCCAGggagaaggccaaggcccgTCGCGATGCCGAGCGGGAGCAGTACAACcaggagagaaagaaggcCGCCGCTGACAAGGCTCTCGCTGAGGCCAGCGACCCTGCTTATCTCGAGGAGCTTCGCCGTGCCAACAGCCTTCTCCAGTTCCTTGACCCTACCCACAAGGCTGAGGCCAAGGGTCCTCTGACCGCTGCCAGTGGCCTGGGTGCCCAGGCTCAACGAACCGTCGATGACTCCGCCCTCAAGGGCACCAAGCTGGTTCGCAAGGAGGATAGGGATGACGAGTACGCCCCTGCTgtgaagaagagcaagaagggaaagaaggcCGGCGCCGCTACTGCTGCCCCCGCCAAGTTCTTCAACTGCCCCCCCTCCGTTGTCGAGGACTGCGCCTTCATTGGCGTCGAGCCCCCCATGGGCAGTGCCGATGTTCCAACCGTGAttgaaaaggtcaaggccaagattgagcaCTGGAAGAACGACCAGGAGGCTCAGACTCAGCGT AACATcgaaaaggccaagaaggaaaTCGAGAGGCTCGAGAAGGAGGAAACCAACGGCAATAAGGTCGCCGAGGTCACCGAGGGCGTCAAGGACGCTTCCCTCGACGATAAGCAGGAGTAA
- a CDS encoding RNA polymerase, subunit H/Rpb5 (similar to Metarhizium robertsii ARSEF 23 XP_007822595.1) has protein sequence MDDLPNDAKSKEVVRLWRAWRTVHEMVADREYELAEEEVNISLDRFRDEYCNPDGSVNRSKLQFSARPSDAMLKKNTPPATESNPDPVPDCGPVWVEFLTDKQFGVGQIRQFAKYTISNNYKTGIMVTHVALSPAARKSLASVENLAKIECFLEDDLLVNITHHELVPRHVLLSRDEKTALLKRYRLKETQLPRILQKDPVARYLGLKRGQVVKIIRISETAGRYASYRLCV, from the exons ATGGACGATTTGCCCAACGATGCCAAGTCAAAGGAGGTTGTCAGACTTTGGAGAGCGTGGAGGACGGTGCACGAGATGGTTGCTGATCGG GAATACGAATTagcagaggaagaagtcaaCATTTCGCTGGACCGTTTCCGCGACGAATATTGCAACCCAGACGGCTCTGTAAA CCGCTCCAAGCTCCAATTCTCAGCCCGTCCCAGCGACGCCATGCTCAAGAAAAACACCCCTCCAGCAACCGAATCCAATCCCGACCCCGTCCCCGACTGCGGCCCCGTCTGGGTCGAGTTCCTCACCGACAAGCAATTCGGCGTCGGCCAGATCCGCCAGTTCGCCAAATacaccatctccaacaactACAAGACCGGCATCATGGTCACGCACGTTGCCTTGTCGCCCGCGGCCCGCAAGTCCCTCGCTAGCGTCGAGAACCTCGCCAAGATTGAGTGTTTCCTGGAAGACGACcttctcgtcaacatcacGCACCACGAGCTCGTCCCCCGACACGTGTTGCTGTCCAGGGATGAGAAGACGGCCCTGCTGAAGCGATATCGTCTGAAGGAGACGCAGCTGCCGAGAATTCTGCAAAAGGATCCCGTGGCGAGATATCTGGGGCTCAAGAGAGGACAGGTCGTTAAGATTATTCGAATCAGCGAGACGGCTGGTCGGTATGCTAGCTATAGATTGTGTGTCTGA